In Botrytis cinerea B05.10 chromosome 3, complete sequence, the genomic stretch GAACCCTACTTAGAAAATTATGACCACCCCTAGCACCAGAGTTCTCAATGCATACCCCATTGTTTGGAGCCCAAAGTTTTTGACAAAAGTCAAACATTTTACAATCAACCGGTGACTGGACTTGGAAGATTCGCTGGAAACAGACCACATTTTGTGTCGTTAGTGCTGATTTAGGAGATGCAGATAATATCGAGTAGACATGCAGTTATTGACCTCGTTGATAAATAACCTGCGCCAGAATGCCTAGGTCAATGATTTAACACCCAGCAGAGGATCGGAAACTACTACTTTTGATAGACCTGGGGATTTCTTTCCGCAATAATGTAGCGTCTAGTTCTCGGTTCGAAGTATCAGTCACTGCAATTACTTCTGGGGTCATCTCGCCAATGACTGCAATCAAGTTAATCCTTCTTCGACTCTTCAAACTCTCGATTATTCGAGCGCTGGCATATCCGAGGAGGACGAATTATTTGGGCTTTACTTCTCAAGACAGTCGTATCTCTCGTACTCAAAACAGCTACCATTGTAGACACATCACATACTAACGCTATCATTTGAACTAGCACTCGAAAGATTCCGGAGATGATGCATCAATAGCATGAATCACATCTTTGAGAAAAGTACGTGCAGACGTTGGTTTTACCGCGTGAGCAAGTTTTCAACTCTGGTTTCACCAACTTCCCATATCGTTAGCTCACACAGCCGTAAGCGGCAAGTTCATATCAATTCTAAGGAGTCATGGGATAGTAATGAGGTCGAAAGAtagaaggaagaggagaatatGGCTGAGCTAGATAATTCTTGTTCAGGTGATCGTGATAGCCATCTTATCTCAAACTGCATGCGGGAAAATTGTCGAGGAATAGAAAAGATTCTGACGATATGAAGCAATGAAATGAGATAGATAGAAAAGGTCCAAGGGAAAGAGGACTTGGATTCAGAATCGAATACAGGGGATAAGGAGAGATTAAGGTCACTCTTCCCGTGTGTTGCTTTGAAGGTTTCTCTAACTAGATCTGAAGGAAGTCTCGATCAtacattttccatctttaGACAAACGAACTAaaagatggattggaatcGACTTTACCGTCGCTTGATACCCCTATCTAGAGCACCTGAACCGGAGGAAATGGTATGTTTTTTTGTGTCTTGTTTGATTAGCCATTGCTGTGATTAGCATTTTAATTCTctgaaatattcaataccTACCgtaaaagattataataagtatcaataatcataatcattcaAGCGCCCTTCACGTAGCTCTCCGCAAGCAATTATCCATAGCCGTTTTAAGGTTTTGAGGGCTGAAGACGAGGTCGGATTAGGCGACTCGTCTACATTTATAGTGATATGCAATTGAGACCAAATGTCTGTAGCACCAAAGACTTCACAATGTGAGTAAATTGTATAAAATCAGTAACCTAAACAATGTTTCGTCATTTTCATTTGTAGAATTGTGGATTTGCAAACACATTGAAATCCATCGGCCCCGAGGTCTGTTTTGAGAGAAAGTTGATTGCACAGCCACACTGAAGCCAAGATTTCTCACCACCATAACATAAAAATACGTCATTGTGGTTTTGGCTGTTCCCTCCCCTACCAGTACAGTGCAGGTACTCTCATCACACAAACAGCAAGTAAATCACAACGTGATGAATATTCCAGCCTGActgatatcatcttcatttaaCTCGATATTCTTTTCCAAGGAAGGAACAATGTTCTACAAAAACACCATCAGCACAACTCAAACTCCCTAACAGATAATATacctcctttctttcttctgaaCGAAACAAACGACCACCAAGTACGCGGCAAAATTGCCATTCACACCCACAAATGGCCTCGCTCCTTCGTCAAATTGTCGCAGGTCCGCGTTCTCGACACCCAGAAGCAGGACTGGATCTCTGCTACGTAACACCTAATATAATTGCGACGTCTGGACCCAGCGGCACATATCCGCAACGCGCATATCGCAATCCGCTCGATCAACTCGTTACATTCCTCGATTATAAACATGGGAAAgagggatggatgatttgggaATTCAGGGCCGAGGGGACTGGATATCCGGATGAGGAGGTGAGAGGGAGAGTGAGACATTGGCCATGGCCGGATCATCACCCGCCGCCCTTTAAGTTGGTTCCGGGGATTGTGGGAGGAATGAGGAATTGGCTGGAGGGGGCGGGAGATGGTGAGGGgaaggatgagaagaaagagggggggagggtggTAGTTGTTCACTGTAAGGCTGGGAAGGGGAGAAGTGGCACAATGGCTTGCAGTTATTTGATTGCGGAGTGTGGATGGAAGGCATCTGAGGCACTTGCGCGATTTACagagagaagaatgagacCTGGTTTTGGACAGGGAGTCTCGATACCAAGTCAGTTGAGATGGGTTGGATATGTGGATCGGTGGACACAATCTGGAAAACATTATGTTGATCGCCAAATTGAGATTATGGAAGTACATGTTTGGGGATTAAGGGATGGTGTGAAAGTCCAGGTCGAAGGATATGTTGACGAAggcaaaacaatcaaattattCCACGTCTTTacaaagaaggagagagtAGTGGTAGAAGGGGATACACCTGGTAGTGGCGGAATCAAGAATATGATATCCGACATGGCAGGGTTTGGAAATCAAGATAAAATCGCAACATCCAAGACCACAGATCGAATCGAAGAACCcaaaaatctcaaaccaACACCACGAGCTACGGAACCTAATCCCAGCGAATCAGAAACAGATTCGGAAACTGGGGGAGGAGCAGTCATTTTCAAACCTTCTACAAGAGTTATTCTTCCTACGAGCGATGTCAATATCGATTTCGAACGCAGGAATAAAGCTTCCATGGGTTGGACAATGGTTACAGCTGTTGCTCACGTATGGTTTAATGCATATTTCGAAGGTAACGGACCTGAAAAGAATGGCAAGCCAGAGGAAAATGGTATATTCGAGATTGAATGGGATAAAATGGATGGAATCAAAGGTTCTTCTCGTAAAGGGACAAGAGCCTTGGATAAACTGGCCGTAGTTTGGAAAGTCTATGACCCTGAACCAGGTCGTggtagaaaagaaagtatcATTGAAGAACCAGGCCGAAATTCCCCAGTCCCCGAAGTCCAAGCCGCAGATTGGAAGGGAGAAAATGAAGTTTCTCCTACCAATGGGCAGAGGGATTTAGGACTCCGAACAGAAAGTCCAGCGAGCGCGGAAGTTAGTAAGGCGAGTAGTATGAATGAGGctgagaaggaaaaagaagagaggagagatgaagaggggTTGAAAGTCTCGAGTCCAACCGGAGAAGAGGATTTACAGTTGGATATTACAAGTTTACCGAAACCGGAAGGAAACGCACCGGTGCCGGATTTGGAACAGATTAATCAGGGACTCGATACGGCGACGTCGACGACGATGAATCATGAGGCGAGGAAGTGAGTGCAATT encodes the following:
- the Bctep1 gene encoding Bctep1, with product MASLLRQIVAGPRSRHPEAGLDLCYVTPNIIATSGPSGTYPQRAYRNPLDQLVTFLDYKHGKEGWMIWEFRAEGTGYPDEEVRGRVRHWPWPDHHPPPFKLVPGIVGGMRNWLEGAGDGEGKDEKKEGGRVVVVHCKAGKGRSGTMACSYLIAECGWKASEALARFTERRMRPGFGQGVSIPSQLRWVGYVDRWTQSGKHYVDRQIEIMEVHVWGLRDGVKVQVEGYVDEGKTIKLFHVFTKKERVVVEGDTPGSGGIKNMISDMAGFGNQDKIATSKTTDRIEEPKNLKPTPRATEPNPSESETDSETGGGAVIFKPSTRVILPTSDVNIDFERRNKASMGWTMVTAVAHVWFNAYFEGNGPEKNGKPEENGIFEIEWDKMDGIKGSSRKGTRALDKLAVVWKVYDPEPGRGRKESIIEEPGRNSPVPEVQAADWKGENEVSPTNGQRDLGLRTESPASAEVSKASSMNEAEKEKEERRDEEGLKVSSPTGEEDLQLDITSLPKPEGNAPVPDLEQINQGLDTATSTTMNHEARKDVGNQNRSEVSEKKGVHNIDDIPNAPPVSTISTADLPGGVPEDQMKNAKGHKLGHLQSVNRIIDS
- the Bctep1 gene encoding Bctep1, whose amino-acid sequence is MASLLRQIVAGPRSRHPEAGLDLCYVTPNIIATSGPSGTYPQRAYRNPLDQLVTFLDYKHGKEGWMIWEFRAEGTGYPDEEVRGRVRHWPWPDHHPPPFKLVPGIVGGMRNWLEGAGDGEGKDEKKEGGRVVVVHCKAGKGRSGTMACSYLIAECGWKASEALARFTERRMRPGFGQGVSIPSQLRWVGYVDRWTQSGKHYVDRQIEIMEVHVWGLRDGVKVQVEGYVDEGKTIKLFHVFTKKERVVVEGDTPGSGGIKNMISDMAGFGNQDKIATSKTTDRIEEPKNLKPTPRATEPNPSESETDSETGGGAVIFKPSTRVILPTSDVNIDFERRNKASMGWTMVTAVAHVWFNAYFEGNGPEKNGKPEENGIFEIEWDKMDGIKGSSRKGTRALDKLAVVWKVYDPEPGRGRKESIIEEPGRNSPVPEVQAADWKGENEVSPTNGQRDLGLRTESPASAEVSKASSMNEAEKEKEERRDEEGLKVSSPTGEEDLQLDITSLPKPEGNAPVPDLEQINQGLDTATSTTMNHEARK